The Pedobacter roseus genome contains a region encoding:
- a CDS encoding GNAT family N-acetyltransferase: protein MTEELNYTIEVCQKENLRKIIDGIDEYNFNRVPALAKVWTPLEFVAKDKAGIEIGGILGGVGCWNGLEINLLWVKEDYRRKGLGSHLLKYIEKIALNSGATISMLDTFDFQAEGFYLKNGYEVIGEITDFPKGHKRIYFAKRFE, encoded by the coding sequence ATGACCGAGGAATTAAATTATACCATTGAGGTTTGTCAAAAGGAAAACCTAAGGAAGATTATCGACGGGATAGACGAGTATAATTTTAACAGGGTACCTGCACTTGCTAAAGTTTGGACACCACTTGAGTTTGTGGCCAAAGATAAAGCGGGTATTGAGATTGGAGGGATATTAGGAGGAGTTGGGTGTTGGAATGGCTTAGAAATCAATCTTCTTTGGGTTAAAGAGGACTATAGGAGAAAAGGACTTGGTTCACATCTACTAAAATATATAGAAAAAATTGCCTTAAATAGTGGGGCGACAATTTCTATGCTGGACACTTTCGACTTTCAGGCTGAAGGATTTTATCTGAAAAATGGATATGAAGTGATTGGAGAAATAACGGATTTTCCTAAAGGGCATAAACGTATATATTTTGCGAAAAGATTTGAATAA
- a CDS encoding pepsin/retropepsin-like aspartic protease family protein — MKAATICFLILFPLFGFSQSVSKNEIPFQLLPSGHLLVKAKIDDVQGNFIFDTGTGVTAFTKKFFDQLKHAKKEDGGYTAFRATGERLDIDLYHVPNFEMGTFKKAEEEVSFIDADFGGIDGIISLKLLEGRPFTIDFEKKVLRLESPASLAIIKKTAKKLSIQLEQSREKSLTIFSYFKINDKLTLQLSLDAGAGKDVYRLNTKYLKALDIDVSDTTQVKKIQKKSEINETFASTIYVTKLKSITASDQPTVLVKDNPVQFVEGLIYDGIIWINWLGKRITFDLEDKALFVER; from the coding sequence ATGAAAGCCGCTACAATTTGTTTTTTAATCTTATTTCCACTTTTTGGTTTTTCTCAGTCTGTCAGCAAAAACGAAATCCCCTTCCAACTTTTACCCTCAGGGCATCTCCTGGTAAAGGCGAAGATAGATGACGTACAGGGTAACTTTATTTTTGATACAGGCACAGGCGTTACTGCATTTACCAAGAAGTTTTTTGATCAGCTTAAACATGCTAAAAAAGAGGATGGAGGCTATACCGCTTTCAGGGCAACCGGTGAGCGGTTGGATATAGACCTTTATCATGTTCCAAATTTCGAAATGGGGACGTTTAAAAAGGCCGAAGAGGAAGTAAGCTTTATTGATGCAGATTTTGGTGGCATTGATGGCATTATATCCCTTAAACTTTTAGAAGGCAGACCTTTTACGATTGATTTTGAGAAAAAGGTATTGAGACTTGAATCACCAGCATCGCTGGCCATCATAAAAAAGACAGCGAAGAAGTTAAGCATTCAACTGGAACAATCGCGGGAAAAATCGCTTACTATTTTTTCTTATTTTAAAATAAACGACAAGCTGACTTTACAGCTCTCACTTGACGCTGGTGCAGGGAAAGACGTTTACAGGCTTAACACGAAATATCTTAAGGCTTTGGATATAGATGTATCAGATACTACGCAGGTAAAGAAAATCCAAAAAAAGAGCGAAATAAATGAAACATTTGCTTCTACTATCTACGTTACAAAATTAAAAAGTATAACAGCCAGTGATCAGCCAACTGTGTTGGTGAAAGATAATCCTGTACAATTTGTAGAGGGGCTTATTTATGATGGCATTATCTGGATCAACTGGCTGGGAAAAAGAATAACTTTCGATCTTGAGGATAAGGCATTATTTGTTGAACGTTGA
- a CDS encoding zinc-binding alcohol dehydrogenase family protein, with translation MKTLTCTTPGTFEYSETEKPELKKDHAIIKIKRIGICGTDLHAFEGTQPFFNYPRVLGHELSGELVEVDGVEGFKIGEAVTFIPYFNCGECIACRMNKPNCCVKMQVCGVHVDGGMREYLQVPSRTLLHGEGLSYDELALVEPLAIGAHGVRRAAVQPGEFVLVIGAGPIGLGTMEFARIAGANVIALDINDDRLAFCKDKLKVPYMVNALSADVVQQLSDITNGDMPTVVIDATGNQKAINNAINYMAHGARFVLIGLQKGDLIFNHPEFHKRESTLMSSRNATIEDFEHVIKSMKAGLVNPTNYITHKVKFEEVKDEFESWLDPKNGVIKAMVSIV, from the coding sequence ATGAAAACCCTTACCTGTACTACGCCCGGAACTTTTGAATATTCTGAAACAGAAAAACCTGAATTAAAAAAAGATCACGCCATTATAAAAATTAAACGGATCGGCATCTGTGGAACCGATTTACATGCTTTTGAAGGTACTCAACCCTTTTTTAATTATCCCCGTGTGTTAGGGCACGAGCTTTCTGGTGAACTGGTTGAGGTTGATGGAGTTGAAGGTTTTAAAATAGGAGAGGCTGTAACTTTTATTCCATATTTCAATTGTGGCGAGTGCATTGCCTGCCGGATGAATAAACCAAACTGTTGCGTAAAAATGCAGGTTTGCGGTGTACACGTTGATGGCGGGATGCGCGAATACCTACAGGTTCCATCAAGAACGCTTTTACATGGCGAAGGGCTTAGTTACGATGAACTTGCCTTAGTAGAACCTTTGGCCATTGGGGCACATGGGGTTAGAAGGGCAGCTGTTCAGCCCGGAGAATTTGTACTCGTTATTGGCGCCGGACCAATTGGTTTAGGCACCATGGAGTTTGCCCGGATTGCTGGAGCCAACGTAATCGCACTAGATATTAATGACGACCGTTTGGCATTCTGTAAAGATAAATTGAAAGTGCCCTATATGGTTAACGCGCTTTCAGCTGATGTGGTTCAGCAACTGAGTGATATTACAAATGGAGATATGCCTACGGTTGTAATTGATGCTACGGGCAATCAGAAAGCAATTAATAATGCCATCAACTATATGGCCCATGGTGCAAGGTTTGTTTTAATTGGATTACAAAAAGGCGATTTAATCTTTAACCATCCGGAGTTTCATAAAAGAGAATCGACCTTAATGAGCAGCAGAAATGCCACAATAGAAGATTTTGAACATGTAATCAAATCAATGAAAGCCGGTCTGGTTAATCCAACCAATTACATCACCCATAAAGTTAAATTTGAAGAGGTGAAAGATGAGTTTGAAAGTTGGCTTGATCCAAAAAACGGGGTGATAAAAGCAATGGTGAGTATAGTGTAA
- a CDS encoding L-ribulose-5-phosphate 4-epimerase, whose protein sequence is MSNYQDIKEQAYRANMQLPKLGLVLFTFGNVSAADRAKGVFAIKPSGVPYEDLSPNDMVIVDFDGNTVEGSLRPSSDTKTHAVLYKHWEDIGGIVHTHSTYGTAWAQAQRAIPIFGTTHADHLTVDIPCAPPMDDEMIKGNYEYETGFQIMNHFESLGLSHKEVEMILVGNHAPFTWGKTAEKAVYNSAVLETVAQMALLTEQINAQAPKLKDSLIKKHFERKHGDGAYYGQR, encoded by the coding sequence ATGAGCAACTATCAGGATATAAAAGAGCAGGCTTACAGGGCTAATATGCAATTACCCAAATTGGGTTTGGTATTATTTACTTTCGGTAATGTGAGCGCTGCAGATCGTGCTAAAGGCGTATTTGCCATTAAGCCGAGTGGTGTTCCTTATGAGGATTTATCTCCAAATGATATGGTCATCGTTGATTTTGATGGAAATACTGTTGAAGGCAGTTTACGGCCATCTTCAGATACCAAAACCCACGCCGTTTTATATAAACATTGGGAAGATATCGGTGGGATTGTGCATACCCATTCTACTTATGGTACAGCCTGGGCCCAGGCACAAAGGGCCATTCCTATTTTTGGTACTACACATGCCGACCATTTAACGGTTGATATTCCCTGTGCACCACCAATGGATGATGAAATGATCAAAGGAAATTATGAATACGAAACAGGTTTTCAGATTATGAATCACTTTGAAAGCCTGGGGTTAAGCCATAAAGAAGTCGAAATGATTTTGGTGGGTAACCACGCTCCTTTTACCTGGGGCAAAACGGCCGAAAAAGCGGTTTATAACAGTGCTGTTTTAGAAACTGTTGCACAAATGGCTTTGTTAACTGAACAGATTAATGCACAGGCTCCGAAACTGAAAGATTCGTTAATTAAAAAACATTTTGAAAGGAAGCATGGTGATGGCGCTTATTATGGACAGCGCTAG
- a CDS encoding helix-turn-helix domain-containing protein yields MAVKRRKEIIEEHELTPNARGGVAIMSINSGNSEEEHDVYAPHRDNHFLLMFATSGSLRINIDFEEKLVTAPAILSISPGQVHHIIEHAELKGWSVSFDPALMNEELRYLYEQSLPCPLPVNEAILFWQIESLMVLIHQTLLHHDASRLAISTSHNLLSALLNIVAINSSATGQSGKEKRGRIIEQNFNRLLRDHYRNWKQPSQYAAELAVSVSHLNDTVKSITGKPVSLHIQQRSILESKRLLYFSNLSIKEIGYEAGYDDPVYFSKLFRKTTGYTPLAFRNKFRD; encoded by the coding sequence ATGGCTGTTAAGCGTCGGAAAGAAATAATCGAAGAACACGAATTAACACCAAATGCAAGGGGTGGTGTGGCCATTATGAGTATTAATAGCGGCAACTCAGAAGAAGAACATGATGTGTATGCTCCTCACCGCGACAACCATTTTCTATTGATGTTTGCTACGTCAGGATCATTGCGCATTAATATCGATTTCGAAGAAAAACTGGTAACCGCTCCAGCAATCTTGTCTATATCTCCAGGGCAGGTTCACCACATTATCGAACATGCGGAACTAAAAGGCTGGTCTGTAAGTTTCGATCCAGCGTTAATGAACGAAGAACTACGCTATTTATATGAACAGTCGCTGCCCTGTCCTTTACCTGTTAATGAAGCAATTCTCTTTTGGCAAATTGAATCTTTAATGGTGCTGATTCATCAAACCCTCTTGCATCATGATGCCAGCAGGCTTGCCATCAGCACAAGCCACAACCTGTTATCGGCCTTATTGAATATTGTTGCCATTAATTCATCTGCAACCGGGCAATCTGGCAAAGAGAAACGTGGCCGCATCATCGAGCAAAATTTTAATCGCCTGCTGAGGGATCATTATAGAAACTGGAAACAGCCTTCGCAATATGCTGCAGAACTCGCTGTTTCTGTTAGTCACCTTAACGATACCGTAAAAAGTATTACAGGTAAACCCGTATCGCTGCATATCCAGCAAAGAAGTATTTTAGAATCAAAAAGGCTCCTTTATTTTAGTAATTTAAGCATTAAGGAGATAGGTTATGAAGCAGGATATGATGATCCTGTTTATTTTAGCAAGCTGTTTCGCAAAACCACTGGTTACACTCCATTGGCATTTCGCAATAAATTCCGCGATTAG
- the araA gene encoding L-arabinose isomerase — protein sequence MIDLKKLQVWFITGTQHLYGEETLKQVADHAQQVADSLNQNGNISVSVVYKPIVKTTEEIFETLQQANIDENCIGVITWMHTFSPAKMWIRGLNVLQKPLLHLHTQFNRDIPWNTIDMDFMNLNQSAHGDREFGFMVSRMRKDRKVVVGHWQDEEVAKQIDTWCRAAAGWHDWQGAKFARFGDNMRYVAVTDGDKVEAEMKFGFAVNTYGIGDLVAVINEINEESIQALLKEYEATYEIAADLKVGGARHSSVYEAAKIELGLRKFLEDGGFKGFSDTFEDLHGMIQLPGIAAQRLMADGYGFAGEGDWKTAALVRACKVMGAGLAGGNAFMEDYTYHFDPANSMVLGSHMLEVDASLASGKASLEVHPLGIGGKADPARLVFNVGGGDALNASLIDMGNRFRLLVNEVKAVEAEHDLPNLPVARVLWKPLPDMKTGCAAWIYAGGAHHTAYSQNLTTEHLLDFANIAGLEYVNIGADTKINQFRNELHWNEVFYK from the coding sequence ATGATTGATTTAAAAAAATTACAAGTTTGGTTTATTACCGGTACGCAACATCTGTATGGTGAAGAGACCTTAAAACAAGTGGCAGACCACGCTCAGCAAGTTGCTGATTCTTTAAACCAAAACGGAAATATCTCTGTTTCGGTGGTTTACAAACCGATTGTAAAAACCACGGAAGAGATTTTCGAAACTTTACAGCAGGCCAATATTGATGAAAATTGTATTGGTGTTATTACTTGGATGCACACTTTCTCTCCGGCTAAAATGTGGATTAGGGGATTAAATGTGCTACAAAAACCTCTATTACATTTACATACGCAATTTAACCGCGATATTCCCTGGAATACCATTGATATGGATTTTATGAACCTGAACCAAAGTGCTCACGGCGACCGCGAGTTTGGTTTTATGGTTAGCCGTATGCGTAAAGACCGTAAAGTAGTGGTTGGGCATTGGCAAGATGAAGAAGTTGCAAAACAGATTGATACCTGGTGCAGGGCTGCTGCCGGATGGCATGATTGGCAAGGTGCTAAATTTGCCCGTTTTGGCGATAATATGCGGTATGTTGCAGTAACCGATGGTGATAAAGTAGAAGCTGAAATGAAATTTGGTTTCGCGGTAAATACTTATGGCATAGGTGATTTAGTAGCGGTAATTAATGAAATAAATGAGGAATCTATTCAAGCGTTATTAAAAGAATACGAAGCGACTTACGAAATAGCTGCCGACTTAAAAGTTGGTGGTGCCAGACATTCGTCTGTTTACGAGGCCGCTAAAATTGAGCTGGGTTTAAGGAAATTCCTGGAAGACGGAGGTTTCAAAGGTTTCTCTGATACTTTTGAAGATCTGCATGGCATGATTCAGTTGCCGGGAATTGCAGCACAACGTTTAATGGCCGATGGTTACGGTTTCGCTGGTGAAGGTGACTGGAAAACCGCTGCTTTGGTACGTGCCTGTAAAGTAATGGGTGCTGGTTTAGCGGGTGGAAATGCATTTATGGAGGATTATACCTACCATTTCGATCCGGCAAATTCAATGGTATTGGGCTCGCACATGCTTGAAGTTGATGCTTCTTTGGCAAGTGGCAAAGCCAGTTTAGAGGTTCATCCTTTGGGTATTGGTGGCAAAGCAGATCCTGCGCGTTTGGTTTTTAACGTAGGTGGTGGAGATGCTTTAAATGCATCTTTAATTGATATGGGTAATCGCTTCCGTCTGTTAGTGAACGAAGTAAAAGCTGTAGAGGCGGAACATGATTTACCAAATTTACCTGTAGCCCGTGTACTTTGGAAACCATTGCCTGATATGAAAACAGGTTGTGCAGCCTGGATTTACGCTGGTGGTGCTCACCACACTGCTTACAGTCAGAATTTAACTACCGAACATTTATTGGATTTTGCCAATATTGCTGGCTTAGAATATGTAAATATCGGTGCAGATACTAAAATCAATCAATTCAGAAATGAATTGCATTGGAATGAGGTTTTTTATAAATAG
- a CDS encoding ribulokinase, giving the protein MSTANYVIGVDYGTDSVRSVLVDTANGKEISASVFLYPRWQKGLYCKPAVNQFRQHPLDYIEGLTHTIKDCLAKAGGAEIAHLVKGISIDTTGSSPVAVDAAGTPLALTPGFEENPNAMFVLWKDHTAVKEAAEINEHAKKFPVNYLKYVGGIYSSEWFWSKLLRTLRVDSAIKNGAASWVEHCDWIPFLLCGGNDIKEMKRSRCAAGHKALWAEEFNGLPPEDFFSSLDPLLAGFRDKLFVDTDTSDVAAGTLSEEWASKLGLSTDVVVGVGAFDAHMGAVGGQIEPYYLSKVMGTSTCDILVAPNQDLHGKLISGICGQVNGSVIPGMAGLEAGQSAFGDVYAWFKNLISWPLNHLLTESNLIDEATAIALKDELEGKIIANLSKQAEALEEGDYAELAIDWLNGRRTPDANQELKGAITGLGLGTDAPRFFRALAAATCFGAKAIVDRFKEQGVPVKGIIGIGGVAKKSSYIMQMMADVLEMPIRIHRFEHTCALGAAMFAAVAAGIYPNIEEAMAAMGTGFEKEYKPNVKKQKLYRLHYQQYLGLGRYLEKYNKKDVKPYLS; this is encoded by the coding sequence ATGAGCACAGCAAACTATGTAATTGGTGTAGATTACGGGACGGATTCTGTCCGGTCCGTTTTAGTTGATACCGCTAACGGGAAAGAGATTTCAGCTTCCGTTTTCCTTTACCCACGATGGCAAAAAGGCCTGTACTGCAAGCCGGCTGTAAATCAGTTCAGGCAGCACCCCCTGGATTATATTGAGGGTTTAACCCACACCATAAAAGATTGCCTGGCTAAGGCCGGAGGAGCTGAAATTGCGCATTTAGTGAAAGGGATTTCGATAGATACCACCGGATCTAGTCCGGTTGCAGTTGATGCAGCAGGTACACCTTTGGCATTAACACCAGGTTTTGAAGAAAATCCAAATGCCATGTTTGTACTTTGGAAAGACCACACGGCAGTTAAAGAAGCAGCAGAAATTAATGAACATGCCAAAAAGTTTCCGGTAAATTACCTCAAATATGTGGGCGGAATTTATTCGTCAGAATGGTTCTGGTCTAAATTGTTACGCACTTTAAGAGTCGATTCAGCCATTAAAAATGGCGCAGCATCATGGGTAGAACATTGCGACTGGATCCCGTTTTTACTTTGTGGTGGAAACGATATAAAAGAAATGAAACGTAGCCGCTGTGCCGCCGGACATAAGGCACTTTGGGCCGAAGAGTTCAACGGCCTTCCTCCTGAAGATTTCTTTAGCAGCCTTGATCCGCTTTTAGCTGGTTTTAGGGATAAACTCTTTGTAGATACGGATACTTCTGATGTCGCTGCGGGAACGTTAAGCGAAGAATGGGCCTCGAAATTAGGTTTAAGTACCGATGTAGTGGTGGGTGTAGGCGCATTTGATGCACACATGGGCGCTGTTGGCGGCCAGATTGAACCTTATTACCTGAGTAAAGTAATGGGTACCAGTACCTGCGATATTTTGGTTGCTCCAAACCAGGACCTGCATGGCAAACTGATTAGTGGTATCTGCGGGCAGGTAAACGGATCGGTAATTCCGGGTATGGCCGGATTAGAGGCCGGACAGTCGGCATTTGGCGATGTGTATGCCTGGTTTAAAAATTTAATCAGCTGGCCTTTAAATCATTTACTAACTGAATCTAATTTAATTGATGAGGCAACAGCCATTGCTTTAAAAGATGAATTAGAAGGTAAAATTATTGCAAACCTGAGTAAACAGGCCGAAGCTTTAGAAGAAGGCGATTATGCTGAGCTTGCTATAGACTGGTTAAACGGCAGAAGAACACCAGACGCCAACCAGGAGCTAAAAGGTGCAATAACTGGATTGGGGTTAGGAACTGATGCGCCAAGGTTTTTCCGTGCATTAGCTGCGGCAACCTGTTTTGGTGCCAAAGCCATTGTAGATCGCTTTAAAGAGCAGGGCGTTCCGGTAAAAGGCATTATAGGTATCGGTGGTGTAGCCAAAAAATCATCATACATCATGCAAATGATGGCCGACGTATTGGAAATGCCAATCAGGATTCACCGTTTTGAGCATACCTGTGCCTTAGGTGCGGCCATGTTTGCTGCGGTTGCGGCTGGTATCTATCCTAACATCGAGGAGGCAATGGCTGCCATGGGAACCGGTTTCGAAAAGGAATACAAACCTAATGTCAAAAAACAAAAACTTTACCGTCTTCATTATCAGCAGTATCTGGGATTAGGCCGATACCTGGAGAAATACAATAAAAAAGATGTAAAACCCTATTTATCATGA
- a CDS encoding SDR family NAD(P)-dependent oxidoreductase, producing MSILENKVAVVSGAGSGIGRAIAITYAKEGAKVAVADINGAHAEETVKMIKDAGGDAFAIIADSSKAADNKTIVEKVVAQYGRLDIACNNAGMGGPAKPTGEYEPEEWDRVIALNLNGVFYACRYELEQMEKNGGGSIINIASIHGQVAAPNSPAYTASKHAVVGLTKNIAAEYAQKNIRCNAVGPGYIQTPLLSDNLDKKAQDAIAAKNPIKRLGTAQEIADLVTFLSSDKSSFTTGSYIISDGGYTAV from the coding sequence ATGTCTATATTAGAAAATAAAGTTGCCGTTGTTTCGGGAGCTGGTTCAGGAATCGGACGTGCCATTGCGATCACTTATGCAAAGGAAGGCGCTAAAGTAGCGGTTGCCGATATCAATGGCGCACATGCCGAAGAAACTGTTAAAATGATCAAAGATGCTGGTGGCGATGCTTTTGCCATTATTGCCGACTCATCAAAAGCTGCCGACAATAAAACCATAGTAGAAAAAGTAGTTGCGCAATATGGCCGACTGGATATTGCCTGTAATAATGCGGGGATGGGTGGTCCTGCCAAACCAACCGGCGAATATGAACCCGAAGAGTGGGATCGCGTAATTGCTTTAAACCTGAACGGTGTATTTTATGCCTGCAGATACGAACTGGAGCAGATGGAGAAAAACGGTGGCGGATCGATCATCAATATTGCATCTATCCATGGCCAGGTGGCTGCACCGAACAGTCCTGCTTACACCGCTTCAAAACATGCAGTAGTTGGACTTACTAAAAATATAGCTGCGGAATATGCACAGAAAAATATCAGGTGTAATGCCGTTGGCCCAGGTTATATTCAAACTCCATTGCTTTCTGACAACCTGGATAAAAAAGCTCAGGATGCCATTGCTGCCAAAAACCCTATAAAAAGATTGGGAACTGCACAAGAGATTGCAGACCTTGTTACTTTTTTAAGTTCTGATAAATCATCTTTCACCACAGGAAGTTACATCATCTCAGATGGTGGATATACGGCGGTGTAG
- a CDS encoding alpha/beta hydrolase, producing the protein MKAHTYKIFIVALFVFCQLMAFGQTKKQKGASNSKPFVLGVIDEIQSKELAEKRILNIYLPEGYNPNDSTKYPVIYLLDGSADEDFIHIAGLVQFNSFEWVNQVPKSIVVGIATVDRKRDFTFPTKIESDQKKYPTTGHSDRFIAFIGNELQPYIQQKYKTNGAKTIIGQSLGGLLLTEILLKKPSLFNNYIIISPSLWWDNGSLLNEKANLANQPTQVYIAVGKEGLTPTAIPRVMEVDANLLAEKIKEAKAKNVKVYFDYLPLENHGTILHQAVSNSFRFLYPAAAK; encoded by the coding sequence ATGAAAGCACATACCTATAAAATATTTATCGTTGCATTATTCGTTTTTTGCCAGCTAATGGCTTTTGGACAAACCAAAAAACAAAAAGGTGCCAGTAACAGCAAACCTTTTGTGCTTGGCGTGATAGATGAAATCCAGTCAAAAGAACTGGCGGAGAAAAGGATCCTGAACATATACCTTCCTGAAGGTTATAATCCAAACGACAGTACCAAATATCCTGTAATTTACCTGCTTGATGGTTCAGCCGACGAAGATTTTATCCATATTGCAGGGCTTGTTCAGTTTAATAGTTTCGAATGGGTAAATCAGGTTCCGAAATCAATTGTTGTGGGCATTGCAACGGTCGACCGCAAAAGAGATTTTACCTTTCCTACCAAAATCGAAAGCGATCAGAAAAAATACCCCACAACTGGTCATTCAGATCGATTCATCGCTTTTATCGGTAATGAACTTCAGCCTTATATTCAGCAAAAATATAAAACAAATGGAGCCAAAACCATCATCGGGCAATCGCTGGGTGGGTTATTGCTCACAGAAATCCTGTTAAAAAAACCTTCATTATTTAACAATTACATCATCATTAGCCCAAGCTTGTGGTGGGACAATGGATCGCTGTTAAATGAAAAAGCAAATTTAGCCAATCAACCAACACAGGTTTACATTGCAGTAGGCAAAGAAGGATTAACGCCAACAGCCATACCAAGGGTTATGGAAGTAGATGCAAACCTTTTAGCAGAAAAAATAAAAGAAGCTAAAGCGAAGAATGTAAAGGTATATTTCGATTACTTGCCTTTAGAAAACCATGGCACCATCCTGCATCAGGCGGTGTCCAATTCGTTCCGCTTTTTGTATCCAGCAGCTGCAAAATAA
- a CDS encoding transcriptional regulator yields MKIGDKVSISPQVTDRTDWIDGVIIEIEKNPFAGVVITAKSDDGEVFFEKEDLFRFLGEEACTH; encoded by the coding sequence ATGAAAATAGGCGATAAAGTTTCAATTTCTCCACAAGTAACCGATAGGACTGACTGGATTGATGGGGTTATAATAGAAATAGAAAAAAATCCATTTGCAGGTGTTGTTATCACTGCCAAATCGGATGATGGTGAAGTTTTTTTTGAGAAAGAAGATCTTTTTAGATTTTTAGGTGAGGAAGCATGTACGCATTAA
- a CDS encoding SDR family oxidoreductase, with protein MDLQLKEKVIIITGAAKGIGRSIAEVFAKEDAIAVIVGRKAEDNQKVVDEIIAQGKQAEQFVAELSNPDDCGKVIKEIVAKFGRIDGLVNNAGVNDGVGLESGNYQDFMASLHKNVVHYYLMAHHALPELIKSKGAIVNITSKTAETGQGNTSAYAAANGGRNALTREWAVELLKYGIRVNAVVVAECWTPAYETWIETLDNAEEKLKEITSKIPLENRMTTAEEIANMTAFLMSNKSSHTTGQIIHVDGGYVHLDRALANA; from the coding sequence ATGGATTTACAGTTAAAAGAAAAAGTTATTATCATCACTGGTGCTGCAAAAGGCATTGGCAGGAGCATTGCAGAAGTATTTGCTAAAGAAGATGCGATTGCTGTTATTGTTGGCAGAAAAGCAGAAGATAACCAGAAAGTAGTGGATGAAATTATTGCTCAGGGCAAACAAGCAGAACAGTTTGTTGCAGAACTTTCCAATCCGGATGATTGCGGAAAGGTAATTAAAGAAATCGTTGCTAAATTTGGACGAATTGATGGTTTAGTAAACAATGCAGGGGTTAATGATGGGGTAGGTTTAGAAAGTGGAAATTACCAGGATTTCATGGCTTCTTTGCATAAAAACGTGGTGCATTATTATCTAATGGCACACCATGCATTGCCAGAACTGATTAAAAGCAAGGGTGCTATTGTAAACATTACTTCAAAAACAGCAGAAACCGGACAAGGAAATACCTCAGCTTATGCTGCAGCAAATGGTGGTAGAAATGCTTTAACCCGCGAGTGGGCTGTAGAACTGCTAAAATATGGGATCCGTGTAAATGCAGTGGTTGTTGCCGAATGCTGGACACCTGCTTACGAAACCTGGATAGAGACTTTAGACAATGCGGAAGAAAAACTAAAGGAAATTACTTCAAAAATTCCATTGGAAAACAGAATGACAACTGCAGAAGAAATCGCAAACATGACCGCTTTTTTAATGTCAAACAAATCGAGTCATACCACCGGACAAATTATCCATGTTGATGGTGGTTATGTACATTTAGATAGAGCTTTAGCGAACGCTTAG
- a CDS encoding cupin domain-containing protein, which produces MENLEKEGFKPAPSAYFTGNAFVKALVIADAVTNCNVSDVAFEAGCRNNWHTHPSNQILIIKEGTCYYQEEGKSIQKVATGGVINILPGVKHWHGASPDAPMVHIAININTDKGIVDWLEPVSDQAYNGN; this is translated from the coding sequence ATGGAAAATTTAGAAAAAGAAGGCTTTAAGCCTGCACCTTCAGCATATTTTACCGGTAATGCTTTTGTAAAAGCCTTGGTTATTGCTGATGCCGTTACCAATTGTAATGTAAGTGATGTAGCTTTTGAAGCCGGCTGCCGGAACAATTGGCATACCCACCCTTCCAACCAGATATTGATTATAAAAGAAGGAACCTGCTATTATCAGGAAGAAGGCAAATCAATTCAAAAAGTGGCTACAGGCGGCGTAATCAATATTCTTCCCGGCGTTAAACACTGGCACGGTGCATCACCTGATGCTCCGATGGTGCATATTGCGATCAACATCAACACTGATAAAGGTATTGTAGATTGGCTGGAACCTGTAAGTGATCAAGCTTATAACGGCAATTAA